Genomic DNA from Prunus persica cultivar Lovell chromosome G1, Prunus_persica_NCBIv2, whole genome shotgun sequence:
gagagagaatggactCAGAGAGTGTACTGGTGATGTAGCTAACAATGAGTTGGTCTTGTTGGTACCACTAAGCATGGGCGGGATTAGTTTGGGTaagagtggtggtggttgtgggtgTTTCGGTGGTAGAGGTGGAAGTGTGGGTAGAAGGTTGTTTATGAGTGTCATTGATAAATTTCTGGAGGTCATGACCGACTAAAACGGGTTTGAGTTGGCGGAGCCAAAGAAGGTAGTTGGGACTTGGGAGGGAGATGGTGGATTCAGACGAAGCCATGAGTTTGACCTAAAGGAGAAGAGGATCGAATaagggagagggagaaaaCCCTAGGTTAGGCTGATACCatgtagaaaatatatttccttGTATTTAATAGATTACACAAAGTCCTTATTTATACTAGTACAAGATATCTACTTAAGGTATGAATAATATAGACATGAATACAATCCGATTTACAGCAGGAAATCcaatttacagtaggaaagaCTAATTGCTAGGAGGAGATTGTGAAGTTGACTTCCGTGTAGGCTAATGTCTGCAAATTCCCAATAGAGTTGTGAAGCTTAGTGAGTCCGGTGAAATGCTCAAGAATAAGCTTTTCCAAGGCCCCATTACCAGATAAATCAGGAATAGCAGTTAGATTAAAGCAGCCGGTCAGATTCAAGAGCATCAGTTTCTCAGCCACCTGGAaatagaaagacaaaaaaaataaagatcagTCATGCACATGCATACAATGTCAAAATAATAACGGAGATGAGGGATCAGATAATTAAGCTTATACGTACCTTGTGACCACGCCCACGCCACAAACGTTCGAGTTTGCTGTCTAAAAGATCAAGGACGGCAAGTCGGAGAGGAAAAAAATCCAAGGCGAGAGATTTCAGAGGACAACCTTTCCACTGTAACCACTTCAACTCAGCAGGAAGAAACTTCAAGTCTCCTTCCAAATGCACATAATTAATTTGAAGCAGTCTAAGATTGACCATTGCTGCAAGGGGTTTTGAGCAAATTATaacctctctttttttctctgctTTATTTTGGTGATGTGCTTTGTATCTTTCCTTAACGTATGTAACTGCAGAGGTAAAAGTTGGGCCTCTTCGAAAGTTATTCCAAGAAATTCTGTCACCACCCGGATCCCTCACCTTCATTGTCCTTGATTCGAAGTCTAGGACTATCCCTTGTATATGTCTTGTTCCCTATTGTCAAGTAGGTAGgtatgaatatatataaacaataaaaattattagaataaaatttatcaTGCTGGAATCTGTACATTATCATCCTTGAAGACATTCATGATTTCATGACTATCCCACAGTCTAGTACGCATGCCGGGATCCAAAAGTTTTCGTCTCTAACGATTTGCCTTCCCATGTCCCTAATCTGATCGTGCATCCACAGTGTACTGTCTTCAGTGATCTTAATAAGTGACTTTGCTGTGAGGTCAGAAATGGCTATCTCGCCCGCAAACCACAACCCTTCAATATGTTAATTGCATCTTCTCTCTTCATGTTCATCTTTACAAATAAACATGCAATATCTAGGAagatatacttgtttggcttGTCTAGTGCGTCATAACTTATCTTTAGCACATCATGAAGATCACCTGGACGAATCTTGCTCAGCTTCTGCAGAGCTTCTCTCCAGTCCTCTATCTTCCTCTTATCAAAGAGGTAAGAACCAAACACTTCAATAGCCAATCATAAAGTgagtgtgtgagagagagagagagagagagagagagagagagtgtgtgtgtgtgtgtgtatgatGAAATAACAGAGAGTGAGTAAGAGACAGAGCAATTGGCAGAATTGAGTTTGCCTTTTGTTGTTAATAAGATATATTCATGTTGTGCCCAAAGATGTTTATGAACATCCACACAATTAACAATCTTTTTTAATGCTTTCTCTTGAATGTCCTTAAATTAATGACAATCTCTTGTTTATGAGACTCACGTCTCTATGAATAGTCTATAAGAAATGACAGTAGggcaataaataaaaaaattagaactcCAAACAATAGGTCATTTCTCAAATGACTTGAAAGTTACAAAGattctttcatttctcttcAAGAGAAAAACCTAATTACTAACAATGGAGTTACTGGATTTTGATGATTCTTGTCTCTTTGATAAAAGAACAGCAACAAAATCATCCATTGCCTTAACAGAAGAccctttttcttcatcatcatctcttATTGATGCTCTTATCTTCTCCTTAATCACAGCAGCATTTTTCCTCATCTCTCCTCCTTTCCCGCTTTCATCCATCACCAAATCAATCACACCCTTCACCTCCTCCCCAACAATTTTGCTCTGCACACCCCTTGTCAGCTCCACACTCACACCCATCTCCTCCTCCAACATCTTTGAATTATAAGCCTGCTCTGCTGCCAACGGCCACCCAACAATTGGCACACCCTGGCTCAAGCTCTCCATCACTGAATTCCACCCACAATGACTCACAAACACCCTTGTGGATTTGTGTGACAAAATCTCCAACTGAGGTGCCCAATTGTGCACCAACAACCCTTGTTTGCTTTTGTTCATTCTCTCTTCAAATCCTTGAGGCAACCACTCTGCTCTGAACTCTCCTTTCATATCAAACCCAATAGGAGGCCTTATGACCCAAATGAAAGCCCTCCCACTTTCTTCCAACCCAATAGCCAATTCCTTCATTTGGGTTTCACTGATTGTGTTCTgagaaccaaaagaaatataaataacaGAATCTGAACCATGTGAATCAagccattcaaggcatttctcaGCAGGaaaactcggtttttttcctGCACGTTGCCTTGAGACACTTACATCCAAAGTGGATGAGTTCTTAAGTGCCTCTCTAGGAATGAGAGGCCCAATAGACCAAACAGGAAGCCTCACGTAATTCCTCAAGATATCCAAGCCAAAGGGTTCAATTTCCTCCACAGTGTTACACAGCCAACCAAAAGATTTAGCAGAAAGTGAAATTTGGGGCTGGAAAAATCTTGACCAATAATCTGTACCATCTGCAGCTCTTAAAAATGGATGCAGCTGAGAGATATCGAAACGGCACCGTTCCGGGAACCCGGGAAGGGTGAAGAAGTTCTCGTCTGTAGAGCGGTGTGGGAGGTTAAGCCAAATGGAGATGTAGGCTGCGGTGCCATAAGCACCACCTGTGGTGAAGCTCACATTGACAGTGCCTAAGCTGTCTGCAACATCATTAGCCCATCCGAAAAACACATCCGAGATTACGCAAAGCGGCGGGCGGCCTTCTGTTTCGATGATGCCGGAGATCAGGCGGCGAGCAGGAGCTTCAAGGCTGAGGGATGCAGCAAAAAGATTGACCATTTTGTTGAGAGGCAAGTTCTCTGTGGTTTCAGTGTTTTGGGGCAAGCCATGGTCTGTGCTACAAAATGGAAGCTCAGCCAAGTGGATGGTGTTGTTGTTTGATGAGGTGGCAATGGTGGATTGGAGGGACTGGATGTTGAGGGGGGTGGAGGCAATGGTGATGGTGAAGTTTGTTCTTTGCTGGATTTGCTTTGCTAGTGCTAGAAATGGTATGAGATGGCCTTGAGCCATGAATGGCAGCATCACAATATGCTCATTTTCAAATCCCATCTCTGATTTTAGTCTTCgggattttctgtttatttggATTTGGCTGAGAATTATATGCaatggtgaagaagaagaggaagaataatatatatgttctAAAAGGTATGGCCATAAATGCACAGGATGGGAGAATCATATGATATTATTCGGCACCTTTTGAATGGAGCGAAAATATCAACTGAAACCTTAATATGCTCATAGTGAAAATATCGACTGACGTGGTAAAACAGCCTtcacaaatcacaactctCTTGAATTGGCCCAACCGCGTTACACACTGAAAGATGTCTTTTTAAATGCTAAAAGCTAATGCATTCAAAGGTTGCATGACAAAAGAGGAAACTGTGATGTCGGATGATATTTTTATGTGGTATAATATTATAGTATTCTCAACTAATAATATTATAccatataaaaatattatcatATGTGTTATAGTGTTGTTATATTTCTCATGAagatctattttttttttctttttttctaaagAACACATGAACTTTCTACCTCTTCATTGACAAATGACGACCGATGagaaataatattattggACGCTGGTGTTCAATTCAATACaagatgaaaaacaaaatgatctTCGCCAAGTCTGCTCTCAAGATTAGTCTCGTCTCTGTGTGTGAGTTTTAGTGGATGCCAAGTTACAATATGTACACTTTAGCTTAATACAGACTTGATGACCACCCACGGCCACGGGCGGAATTAGGATTTTAAATATAATGGGCcaaaatataaagaagaaaCTTTAGTTTGACTGATTATTACACAAATTTAACATACCATATACTTGTTTGGAGGGCTATTAATGTAAATATGAGAGTTTTCTTGCAATATTTATATACGATGGCATGTTATTGTACATATGTTTGAAACTATGGAGGTGACAGAGCCACCTCTTGCCCATGACTGGCTCCGCCCTTGACCATTGCCATCCTTCAACATCAACCCAGTTCATTTAACCCTAATGTGCAGTCAATAGTCATTCTCTTTgttgaaggtttttttttttttttttttttttttttttttgagctcTTTGGCATGCAAAGTAGCCTACATAATACATAGAAAATTTGTTGATAGTGGATAGAAGTTATCAATAAATATGGAAGCTATGGGCCTTTtgagattattattttttttttatacaaactaTACTCTATTTTAATCTAACGTAAATTATGGAAGgaaaattcaaacttgagtGCAGAATAGGGAGCACATTTGCTCTAGTCAACTTGACTAAGCCCATATCTGCAagataatttttcaaaaagactATGATGCTCAAAT
This window encodes:
- the LOC18790506 gene encoding UDP-glycosyltransferase 92A1 is translated as MGFENEHIVMLPFMAQGHLIPFLALAKQIQQRTNFTITIASTPLNIQSLQSTIATSSNNNTIHLAELPFCSTDHGLPQNTETTENLPLNKMVNLFAASLSLEAPARRLISGIIETEGRPPLCVISDVFFGWANDVADSLGTVNVSFTTGGAYGTAAYISIWLNLPHRSTDENFFTLPGFPERCRFDISQLHPFLRAADGTDYWSRFFQPQISLSAKSFGWLCNTVEEIEPFGLDILRNYVRLPVWSIGPLIPREALKNSSTLDVSVSRQRAGKKPSFPAEKCLEWLDSHGSDSVIYISFGSQNTISETQMKELAIGLEESGRAFIWVIRPPIGFDMKGEFRAEWLPQGFEERMNKSKQGLLVHNWAPQLEILSHKSTRVFVSHCGWNSVMESLSQGVPIVGWPLAAEQAYNSKMLEEEMGVSVELTRGVQSKIVGEEVKGVIDLVMDESGKGGEMRKNAAVIKEKIRASIRDDDEEKGSSVKAMDDFVAVLLSKRQESSKSSNSIVSN